In Acinetobacter sp. C32I, one genomic interval encodes:
- a CDS encoding 3-hydroxybutyryl-CoA dehydrogenase translates to MTTIQQVAVLGAGRMGKAIAIAFAYAGLKVALIDARQRTEAEFEQYQAQVQTDLKQELQLLESIQFIQSEQTVFILNQIKILSRAASISALAHCDLIMEAVPELRQAKEEIFAWLDQYITPTCIVASTTSTFLVTDIAQMISQPERVVNAHWLNPAYLIPLVELSRSEQTSDETLNTLKSFLHAIGKVPVVCHAKAGYIVPRIQALAMNEAARMVEEEVASAEDIDIAIRTGFGLRFSVLGLLEFIDWGGGDILYYASQYLQKELGERYSTPEIIAENMRQQRNGLREQQGFYDYQQIDIAAYKQQVLQTFSDRIAANQLKPPFNILTQ, encoded by the coding sequence ATGACAACGATTCAACAGGTTGCAGTATTGGGTGCAGGACGGATGGGTAAGGCCATCGCCATTGCCTTTGCCTATGCGGGGTTAAAGGTGGCTTTAATCGATGCCCGACAACGCACAGAGGCTGAGTTTGAGCAATACCAGGCTCAGGTCCAAACCGACTTAAAACAAGAATTGCAATTACTGGAAAGTATTCAGTTTATTCAATCTGAACAAACCGTGTTTATTCTGAATCAGATTAAGATTTTAAGTCGCGCAGCTTCAATATCAGCCTTAGCCCACTGTGATCTGATTATGGAAGCTGTACCCGAGCTCAGGCAAGCCAAAGAAGAGATTTTTGCTTGGCTGGATCAATATATTACACCGACGTGTATTGTTGCATCGACGACATCAACCTTTCTGGTCACTGATATTGCGCAGATGATTTCTCAGCCTGAGCGGGTGGTCAATGCGCATTGGCTCAATCCGGCCTATCTGATTCCGCTGGTTGAATTAAGCCGTTCTGAGCAAACTTCAGATGAGACTCTAAATACCCTGAAAAGCTTTCTGCATGCCATTGGCAAAGTTCCTGTGGTCTGTCATGCCAAAGCGGGCTATATCGTGCCACGGATTCAGGCCTTGGCCATGAATGAAGCAGCACGGATGGTAGAAGAAGAAGTGGCTTCCGCAGAAGATATTGATATCGCAATTCGGACGGGTTTTGGTCTGCGTTTTTCGGTATTGGGCTTGCTGGAATTTATTGACTGGGGCGGAGGTGATATTCTGTATTACGCTTCACAATATTTACAAAAGGAGCTAGGCGAACGTTATAGCACGCCTGAAATTATTGCCGAGAATATGCGACAGCAACGCAATGGCTTACGCGAGCAACAGGGTTTTTATGATTATCAGCAGATCGATATTGCTGCTTATAAACAGCAAGTTTTACAAACCTTTTCAGATCGGATTGCTGCAAATCAGCTTAAACCGCCGTTTAATATTTTAACTCAGTAA
- a CDS encoding PDR/VanB family oxidoreductase: MTILYNVVVKNRHVEGGNVAVMEFESANSTVLPKIEAGAHIDVHLPNGMVRQYSLCQNPNDVGKFRLGILRDPESRGGSVSAFDDLKDGMQIQVSEPKNLFPLVKSKHAVLVGGGIGITPLITMAYQLAQEGTSFELHYCGASPERCAFVDEIKHGILAPFTTFHFKSEGASHREFFQSAIQDIDQDSHIYTCGPNGFMDWVINLALTQNFPEQQIHKEYFQVEVETGGDAFEVVAQQSGKIILVNAEETILQALAREGIEIEMSCEQGVCGTCMCDVIEGEPDHRDVYFTDEEKASNEQILVCCSRSKSARLVLDI, translated from the coding sequence ATGACGATACTGTATAACGTGGTGGTGAAAAACCGTCATGTCGAAGGTGGGAATGTTGCAGTCATGGAGTTTGAATCTGCAAATTCGACCGTATTACCCAAAATTGAAGCCGGTGCGCATATTGATGTGCACTTGCCGAATGGCATGGTGCGTCAGTATTCATTATGCCAAAACCCGAATGATGTGGGGAAGTTCCGACTCGGGATTCTACGTGATCCCGAATCACGCGGCGGTTCAGTGTCGGCCTTTGATGATTTAAAAGATGGCATGCAGATTCAGGTCAGTGAACCGAAGAACCTGTTTCCTTTAGTCAAATCTAAACATGCGGTACTGGTGGGTGGGGGGATCGGGATTACCCCACTGATTACGATGGCCTATCAGTTGGCACAGGAAGGCACTTCTTTTGAACTGCATTACTGCGGTGCAAGCCCAGAACGCTGTGCTTTTGTCGATGAAATTAAACACGGCATCTTGGCGCCTTTCACGACCTTTCATTTTAAATCGGAAGGGGCGAGCCACCGTGAGTTTTTCCAGTCCGCCATTCAAGACATTGATCAAGACAGCCATATCTATACCTGTGGCCCGAATGGATTTATGGATTGGGTGATCAATCTAGCCCTGACACAAAACTTCCCTGAACAGCAGATCCATAAGGAATATTTTCAGGTGGAAGTTGAAACAGGTGGTGATGCATTTGAAGTGGTGGCGCAGCAAAGTGGCAAGATCATTCTGGTCAATGCAGAAGAAACTATTTTGCAGGCCTTGGCACGTGAAGGCATTGAGATTGAAATGTCATGTGAACAAGGCGTTTGCGGGACCTGTATGTGCGATGTGATCGAAGGTGAACCTGATCATCGTGACGTATATTTTACCGATGAAGAAAAAGCCAGTAATGAGCAGATATTGGTGTGCTGTTCACGTTCTAAGTCAGCACGATTGGTACTGGATATTTAA
- a CDS encoding MarR family transcriptional regulator yields MLTHLEQFLPNNEPSSLQSYPFFWISQVNGKYTQLIEKSIKKLGIDNTRRKIILSTNALEQASITEIANLSTLKLTTATKAIYRLVEDDIVQVFSSESDERISMVKLTDKGKEMVEQINQISQVTLSGILNAFDDAELHQLNGQLKKLFDLMPSS; encoded by the coding sequence ATGCTTACTCATTTAGAACAATTTCTACCCAACAATGAACCGAGCAGCTTACAGAGCTATCCTTTTTTCTGGATCTCTCAAGTGAATGGTAAATACACACAACTTATTGAAAAATCAATTAAAAAATTAGGTATCGACAATACACGTCGTAAAATTATTTTAAGCACCAATGCGCTTGAACAAGCCAGTATTACCGAGATTGCCAACCTCTCTACCCTCAAGTTGACCACGGCAACCAAAGCCATTTACCGTTTGGTTGAAGATGATATTGTGCAGGTGTTTTCATCCGAATCGGATGAACGTATTTCCATGGTGAAACTGACCGATAAAGGTAAAGAAATGGTTGAACAAATTAACCAGATCAGTCAGGTCACCTTATCTGGGATTCTGAACGCCTTTGACGATGCTGAACTGCACCAGCTCAACGGTCAATTAAAAAAGCTATTTGATTTAATGCCCTCAAGTTAA
- a CDS encoding SDR family NAD(P)-dependent oxidoreductase: protein MKQVVLVTGAASGLGNVIAEYFAAQGHQVILSASTLEKAEQAKARSAYAENLFPLKLDISVEADFHAAVQWIQQTFSKLDVLINNATMTKATPVLEISAADFDMITQVNQRGTFQSCQIIGKYMADQGYGRIVNMASLAGQNGGTATGAHYASTKGAIITLTKIFAKEFAAKGVTVNAIAPGPMESPIVHSVVSDEKMAQFIQNIPVKALGSMEFIAETCALLASPSAAFVTGATWDINGGLFMR, encoded by the coding sequence ATGAAACAGGTTGTTTTAGTCACAGGTGCCGCTTCAGGTTTAGGGAATGTCATTGCCGAATATTTTGCAGCACAAGGGCATCAGGTGATCTTGTCTGCCAGTACTTTAGAGAAAGCAGAGCAAGCCAAAGCACGTAGTGCATATGCAGAGAATCTATTTCCACTGAAACTGGATATCTCGGTTGAGGCTGATTTTCATGCCGCTGTGCAGTGGATTCAGCAGACATTCTCAAAACTGGATGTGTTAATCAACAATGCCACCATGACCAAAGCAACCCCAGTTCTAGAAATTAGTGCCGCGGATTTTGACATGATTACGCAAGTGAATCAGCGTGGTACGTTCCAGTCTTGCCAGATCATTGGCAAATATATGGCTGATCAAGGCTATGGCCGTATCGTCAATATGGCATCTTTAGCGGGACAAAATGGCGGTACTGCAACGGGTGCGCATTATGCCTCTACTAAAGGTGCAATTATTACCCTGACTAAAATCTTTGCCAAAGAATTTGCAGCCAAAGGGGTGACGGTGAATGCGATTGCGCCTGGGCCAATGGAATCACCGATTGTACATAGCGTGGTGTCTGACGAAAAAATGGCGCAATTTATTCAAAATATTCCCGTCAAAGCATTAGGCAGCATGGAATTTATTGCCGAAACCTGTGCGCTATTGGCCAGTCCAAGTGCTGCCTTTGTAACTGGGGCAACATGGGATATTAACGGTGGATTATTTATGCGTTAA
- a CDS encoding nuclear transport factor 2 family protein, whose product MNAPMDLTELLPRLQQLEAQNAIRNCINRYMEICDALNADTDLNELMDLFDPNSIWEGIGEKYAQSFGRYASWQAIYDMFKSYTQQQSHFVMNVHFVSSEQIYIEADQANASWLMLQTSTFRDGRSHLNAAKLTVQFKQQHDGRWKIKHFQTENIFSRPVSHWDSTATLPVPSQQ is encoded by the coding sequence ATGAATGCGCCAATGGATTTAACGGAACTGTTACCACGCCTGCAACAGCTCGAAGCTCAAAATGCGATCCGTAACTGCATTAACCGTTATATGGAAATTTGTGACGCCTTGAATGCCGATACCGACCTGAATGAATTGATGGATTTATTTGATCCGAACAGCATTTGGGAAGGCATAGGCGAAAAATATGCCCAGTCTTTTGGTCGCTATGCGTCATGGCAAGCCATTTATGACATGTTCAAAAGCTATACCCAGCAACAGTCGCATTTTGTTATGAATGTGCATTTTGTCAGTTCAGAACAAATTTATATCGAAGCGGATCAAGCCAATGCCAGCTGGTTGATGTTGCAAACCTCAACCTTCCGTGATGGTCGTAGCCATTTAAATGCCGCCAAACTCACGGTGCAGTTTAAACAGCAACACGATGGACGTTGGAAGATCAAACATTTTCAGACTGAAAATATTTTCAGTCGCCCCGTATCTCACTGGGACAGCACAGCCACATTGCCAGTGCCGTCTCAGCAATAA
- a CDS encoding aromatic ring-hydroxylating dioxygenase subunit alpha: protein MNSIIPMQNIEMDYNELVQSDRAHTSLYKDEKIFEDEMEKIYYSTWVWVAHASEIPDGGSYKTINIGKQPVVVVRDRKKKVHVLLNRCRHRAATVCEHKKGKTNSFVCPYHGWSYALDGSLRGVPSPESYGECLDKSEFPLISLRVEEYNGMIFATFKQNIEPLEDFLGAAKKWIDLFMKQGAGYPIKVLGEHRFRFPGNWKIQLENTTDAYHFPLVHKSFLSSVDEKTEELFNFENQPGYVEDLGNGHSVMVMIPELVDLDEELMERPIQERFEDLAQALRDEGHEELEVRRIVRAVGGSGFNLNLFPNIACSMAFFRVMQPISVNETEIHHSVITMDGGPQIANQYRLRLHEHFQGPFGFGTPDDSEAWERVQHGANAGNDLWIMLNRGLPGEVKTEDGLKSDVSAETGMRAAYQQWKKMMTA from the coding sequence ATGAACAGTATTATTCCAATGCAGAATATTGAAATGGATTACAACGAATTGGTGCAAAGTGATCGTGCGCATACCTCATTGTATAAGGACGAAAAAATCTTTGAAGATGAGATGGAAAAGATTTATTACAGCACCTGGGTGTGGGTAGCACATGCCAGCGAGATTCCAGATGGTGGTAGCTATAAGACCATCAATATTGGTAAACAACCTGTAGTGGTAGTTCGTGATCGTAAGAAAAAAGTCCATGTTCTGCTGAACCGTTGTCGTCATCGTGCTGCAACAGTGTGTGAACATAAAAAAGGTAAAACCAACAGTTTTGTGTGTCCATATCATGGCTGGAGCTATGCACTGGATGGCTCATTACGTGGCGTGCCTTCACCTGAAAGCTATGGCGAATGTTTAGATAAATCTGAGTTTCCATTGATTAGCCTGCGCGTTGAAGAATACAACGGCATGATTTTCGCCACCTTTAAACAGAACATTGAGCCTTTAGAAGATTTCTTGGGTGCTGCGAAAAAATGGATCGACTTGTTTATGAAACAAGGGGCTGGTTATCCAATCAAGGTCTTGGGTGAACATCGTTTCCGTTTTCCGGGTAACTGGAAAATCCAATTGGAAAATACGACCGATGCTTACCACTTTCCATTGGTGCACAAGTCATTTTTAAGTTCAGTCGATGAAAAAACCGAAGAACTGTTTAACTTTGAAAATCAGCCGGGTTATGTCGAAGACCTAGGTAATGGTCACAGTGTCATGGTGATGATTCCTGAACTGGTTGATCTGGATGAAGAGTTAATGGAGCGTCCAATTCAGGAACGTTTTGAAGACTTGGCTCAAGCCTTGCGTGATGAAGGGCATGAAGAACTTGAAGTACGTCGTATTGTGCGTGCGGTGGGTGGTTCTGGTTTCAACCTGAACCTGTTCCCGAACATTGCCTGCTCGATGGCGTTCTTCCGCGTGATGCAACCGATTTCTGTCAATGAAACTGAGATTCATCATTCCGTGATTACCATGGATGGCGGTCCACAAATTGCCAACCAGTATCGTTTACGTCTGCATGAACATTTCCAAGGTCCATTTGGCTTTGGTACGCCAGATGATTCCGAAGCGTGGGAGCGTGTACAGCATGGCGCCAATGCAGGCAATGACCTGTGGATCATGCTCAATCGAGGCTTGCCAGGCGAAGTTAAAACTGAAGATGGCTTAAAGAGCGATGTCAGTGCTGAAACAGGGATGCGCGCTGCCTATCAGCAGTGGAAAAAGATGATGACGGCATAA
- a CDS encoding amidase, whose amino-acid sequence MNIIVQEVQKGAGTLKVMVKDSIDIQGMQTMAGSKALMHSQPASTNADVVNRILAADCQIIAKTNLHELAFGITGINHVFGTALNPKYPELIPGGSSSGSAAAVAAGLADFTLGTDTGGSIRMPAACCGIFGLKPSFGRVSRAGVHPATSSLDCVGPFANSVEMIETAMQIIDPTFHQSTELTQAPKLAWLNVVADSVVIETIQHFLTKANLTVSAVTLEGFEAAFNAGMQIINYENWQAYGELTETGLLGADVNARLLKAADTTLTQVKQAEQVKADFTAEINALFDQYDALILPTLPQLPPKVADAENTVAFLNLTGLVRPFNLSGHPAISIPLQSSEGLPVGLQIVAKHNADEYLCAVAKYIVSAAQ is encoded by the coding sequence ATGAATATTATTGTACAAGAGGTACAAAAAGGAGCAGGTACTTTGAAAGTCATGGTGAAAGATTCCATTGATATTCAAGGTATGCAGACCATGGCGGGTAGCAAAGCCTTAATGCACAGCCAACCTGCAAGTACAAACGCGGACGTGGTAAACCGTATTCTCGCTGCTGATTGCCAAATTATTGCAAAGACCAATCTGCACGAACTGGCGTTTGGGATCACAGGGATTAACCATGTCTTTGGTACGGCACTTAATCCGAAATATCCTGAGCTTATTCCAGGCGGTTCATCAAGTGGTTCAGCAGCAGCAGTTGCGGCAGGCCTAGCCGATTTTACCTTAGGCACCGATACCGGTGGTTCGATTCGTATGCCAGCAGCCTGTTGTGGTATTTTCGGTTTAAAACCAAGCTTTGGCCGTGTCAGCCGTGCAGGCGTACATCCAGCAACAAGTTCATTGGATTGTGTTGGCCCCTTTGCAAATTCAGTCGAGATGATTGAAACCGCAATGCAGATTATTGATCCTACGTTCCATCAATCTACTGAATTGACTCAGGCACCGAAACTGGCGTGGCTCAATGTTGTTGCTGATTCAGTCGTCATTGAGACGATCCAGCATTTTCTGACTAAAGCCAATCTGACAGTATCAGCTGTGACTCTGGAAGGCTTTGAAGCTGCTTTTAATGCAGGTATGCAAATCATTAATTACGAAAATTGGCAAGCCTATGGTGAGTTGACTGAAACAGGCTTGCTGGGTGCTGACGTCAATGCTCGTTTACTCAAAGCAGCCGACACCACATTGACCCAAGTCAAACAGGCCGAACAGGTGAAAGCAGATTTTACCGCTGAAATTAATGCCTTATTCGATCAATACGATGCCTTGATTTTACCGACCTTGCCACAGCTTCCACCTAAAGTTGCTGATGCCGAAAATACCGTGGCTTTTTTAAATCTCACGGGTTTGGTTCGGCCTTTTAATCTTTCTGGACACCCTGCGATTTCAATCCCACTGCAAAGCAGTGAAGGATTACCTGTGGGCTTACAAATCGTGGCGAAACACAATGCCGATGAATATTTATGTGCTGTTGCGAAATATATCGTGAGTGCAGCGCAATAA
- a CDS encoding NAD/NADP-dependent octopine/nopaline dehydrogenase family protein, with protein MKITVLGGGHGCYAAAAEMAEKGHDVVLWRRDREALQQLAATGELKIKDYQGERSVSVGFENSQINLSDHLEKAIQHAQLIIIPLPATTHLDLAQQAAPFFQAGQVVYLPPATFGSFIFANAMREAGNTAQVAFAETGTLPYLVRKHGVNQIVVSGYATRLPTGVLPSKLSEHAFQVLKQAYPSVEPIEDSLSGALMNAGPIIHPPLILMNAGPLEHFEAWDIHNEGTQPSIRRVTNQLDAERIRVREALGYAAPHFPLADHYNKDGEGDEWMYGRGAHGKLTDSGDWREDINLQTHRYMLEDTRLGLSFLVSVGRWAGVATPVAEGLLNIASAVTGKDLYQEGRTFENLGLADKSKAELQAILQQGV; from the coding sequence ATGAAAATTACAGTACTCGGTGGCGGGCATGGATGTTATGCAGCAGCAGCGGAAATGGCAGAAAAAGGCCACGATGTCGTGTTATGGCGTCGAGACCGTGAAGCCTTGCAGCAGTTGGCTGCTACGGGCGAGCTTAAAATCAAAGATTATCAGGGTGAGCGCTCAGTGAGTGTTGGCTTTGAAAATAGCCAGATTAATCTCTCGGATCATTTAGAAAAAGCCATTCAGCATGCCCAGTTGATTATTATTCCTTTACCCGCAACCACGCATCTGGATTTGGCTCAGCAGGCAGCGCCTTTCTTTCAAGCGGGTCAGGTGGTGTATTTACCGCCTGCAACCTTTGGTAGTTTTATTTTTGCCAACGCCATGCGTGAAGCAGGTAACACCGCTCAAGTGGCTTTTGCGGAAACAGGCACACTGCCATATTTGGTGCGTAAGCATGGGGTCAATCAGATTGTGGTGAGTGGTTATGCGACCCGTTTACCGACTGGTGTTTTGCCAAGTAAGTTGTCTGAACACGCGTTTCAGGTATTAAAACAGGCTTATCCAAGTGTAGAACCGATCGAAGATAGCCTCAGCGGTGCATTAATGAATGCAGGGCCAATTATTCATCCACCGTTGATTTTGATGAATGCGGGGCCACTCGAACATTTCGAAGCGTGGGATATCCATAATGAAGGCACACAACCCTCGATTCGCCGTGTCACCAATCAGCTTGACGCAGAGCGTATACGTGTAAGGGAAGCATTGGGCTATGCTGCGCCGCACTTTCCACTGGCTGATCACTACAATAAAGATGGTGAGGGTGATGAATGGATGTATGGGCGTGGGGCGCATGGCAAATTAACCGATAGTGGCGACTGGCGTGAGGACATCAACTTACAGACCCATCGTTACATGCTGGAAGATACGCGTCTCGGGCTATCCTTTCTGGTTTCGGTGGGGCGTTGGGCGGGTGTCGCGACACCTGTGGCAGAAGGGCTACTGAATATTGCTTCTGCGGTGACAGGAAAGGATTTGTATCAGGAAGGGCGGACTTTTGAGAATCTGGGGCTAGCTGATAAAAGTAAGGCTGAGTTGCAAGCGATCTTGCAGCAAGGAGTCTGA
- a CDS encoding acyl-CoA dehydrogenase family protein, producing MNNLSIKEFVMDTTTTELERLCQEIRERACTGEFDNQAYVSQDIIDKLKQIGVYRALVPKRFGGNEWSPKQFCELIEQLSKADGSVGWVASFGMSPAYLGSLPEATLAQLYKDSPDIVFAGGIFPPQPAEITDDGVVVSGRWKFSSGCMGADIVGVGISPQKDNEAQGLPRMAVMPANKAQIDMTWDTVGLKGTGSHDLVVKDVLVSKEWTFVRGEPSKLPEPFFKYPSLSLATQVLTVVGIGVAAAAIEEFQKLAPGKSSITGGAEIASRPVTQYEFAQVEAEFKAARVWFYDTMQIVWNEVLAGRTPTAEQISDMRLSCTHVARVCARVTRKIQMLAGMTAIYTHNPFSRFVNDTNVVTQHAFMGDATLQNAGLVSFGMKPAPGYL from the coding sequence ATGAATAACTTATCGATAAAGGAATTTGTCATGGACACAACCACAACGGAATTAGAGCGCTTGTGTCAGGAAATTCGTGAACGTGCCTGCACAGGGGAGTTCGATAATCAGGCCTATGTCAGTCAGGACATCATCGACAAACTCAAACAGATTGGCGTTTACCGTGCTTTGGTGCCGAAACGTTTTGGCGGCAATGAATGGTCACCGAAACAGTTTTGCGAATTGATCGAGCAACTCTCCAAAGCTGATGGCTCAGTTGGCTGGGTCGCAAGTTTTGGTATGAGTCCAGCCTATTTGGGCAGTTTGCCAGAAGCAACGCTTGCGCAACTGTATAAAGATAGCCCTGATATTGTGTTTGCAGGTGGCATTTTCCCTCCACAACCCGCTGAAATTACTGATGATGGCGTGGTAGTGAGCGGACGTTGGAAGTTTTCCAGTGGCTGTATGGGCGCAGATATTGTTGGTGTTGGGATTTCTCCACAAAAAGACAACGAAGCCCAAGGTCTACCGCGCATGGCGGTGATGCCAGCCAATAAAGCACAAATCGATATGACCTGGGACACGGTCGGCTTGAAGGGCACAGGTAGCCATGATCTGGTGGTGAAAGATGTGTTGGTGTCAAAGGAATGGACCTTTGTCCGCGGTGAACCATCCAAGTTACCTGAGCCATTTTTTAAATATCCATCGCTGTCTTTAGCCACTCAGGTCTTAACTGTGGTCGGGATTGGTGTTGCTGCCGCAGCGATCGAAGAATTTCAAAAACTGGCGCCGGGCAAGTCTTCAATTACTGGTGGGGCTGAAATTGCCAGCCGACCTGTAACCCAATATGAATTTGCCCAAGTCGAAGCAGAGTTTAAGGCTGCACGCGTGTGGTTCTACGACACCATGCAGATCGTCTGGAATGAAGTGCTTGCAGGGCGTACGCCAACTGCAGAACAGATCAGTGACATGCGTTTGTCTTGTACCCATGTGGCCCGTGTTTGTGCCCGTGTGACTCGCAAAATCCAGATGCTGGCAGGCATGACCGCGATTTATACCCATAACCCGTTTAGCCGCTTTGTCAATGATACCAATGTGGTGACGCAGCATGCCTTTATGGGCGATGCCACTTTACAAAATGCAGGTTTGGTCAGCTTCGGGATGAAGCCAGCACCCGGTTATTTATAA
- a CDS encoding aromatic-ring-hydroxylating dioxygenase subunit beta translates to MKIDLNLLNEVTAFIWAEADMLDHSEHDTWLDLWNEKGVYIIPIDPKLTDYENNLNYAYDDHHMRKLRVQRLENGEAISTAPKANTVRSVSRIRIVKDQDGEIILRCAQNLREFRKENLKHYTADVTFHLVRDAEQGFKINRKIINLVNSTDTLAGISYIL, encoded by the coding sequence ATGAAAATCGATTTAAATTTACTGAATGAAGTGACCGCTTTTATCTGGGCAGAAGCCGATATGCTGGACCATTCTGAGCATGATACTTGGCTGGATCTGTGGAATGAAAAAGGTGTGTATATCATTCCGATTGACCCCAAACTGACCGATTATGAAAATAATCTGAACTATGCCTATGACGATCATCATATGCGTAAGTTACGGGTACAGCGTTTGGAAAATGGTGAGGCGATTTCAACTGCACCGAAAGCCAATACCGTGCGTAGTGTTTCCCGTATCCGCATCGTCAAAGATCAAGATGGTGAAATCATTTTGCGTTGTGCACAGAACTTGCGTGAATTCCGTAAAGAAAATCTGAAACATTATACCGCTGATGTGACTTTCCATTTGGTTCGTGATGCGGAACAAGGCTTTAAGATCAATCGTAAAATTATCAATTTAGTTAACTCAACCGATACCTTGGCGGGTATCAGCTACATTCTCTAG